ATGTTGAGATATTAACACCTGATCTTGTAATAGCTACGATAGAAAAAGATGCAGCGCTGGATATGGAAATGACTGTTAAGCTTGGGCGGGGTTACATTACATCAGAACGTAATAAAGAAGAGGGTCTGCCTATAGGTGTGATACCGATAGACTCTATATTTTCACCAGTTACCCGCGTTAATGTACGCATTGAAAATGCACGTGTAGGAAAACAAACAGACTATGATCGTCTCATCCTGGAGGTCTGGACCGACGGCAGTATAAAACCAGGCGAAGCTATTAATCATGCTGCAAGAATAGTAAAGGATAACTTGAATATTTTTGCTGAAGGTGATATAGATGAAGATGAAAAAGATGATGTGGTAAGTGTAGAAGAATCTCCGTCAGGGAGAGAGGAAGTCATTGAAGGGAATAAGTCTGATACAGCAAAAAATCTTTTCCGGAGTGTGGAGGAACTTGAGTTGTCTGTAAGGTCAGCCAATTGCCTTAAAAATGCCAACATATACACACTCGCGGATCTTGTAAAAAGAACAGAGAATGAGATGCTGGAGACAAAGAACTTTGGCAGAAAATCACTTAATGAGATTAAGGAACTTTTAATATCTATGGGGCTGGCATTTGGCATGGATGTGGACAGCCTTATTAAAAATGACGAAGGGCAGAAGATATGAGACACAAAAATGCGGGAAAACAATTAAGCAGGGATACAAAACATAGAAGGTCATTATTCAGAAACCTTGTAACTGCACTGATGGAACATGGCAGGATTGAGACAACGCTTGCCAAGGCAAAAACGGTCAGGCCGATTGCTGAGAAGATGATTACAATTGGCAAGAGAGGAACTCTTCATGACAGGAGACAGGCGCTTGCATACATTAAGAGTGAATCTGTCGTTACAAAGTTGTTTGAGTCGCTGTCACCTCGTTTTCTTGACAGGTCAGGTGGTTATACCCGGATTATCAGGACGAGACGTAGACTGGGCGATTCAGCAGAGATGGCTATATTGGAATTGGTTAATATTGGGAAAGATGCCGGTAAGAAGGAGACCGCCTGAATCTGCGTTGTCACACCCGTCTCTAATATTCAAAATAATTAAAATTTTATAATATCAGGACTTGCCTTTTTCAAAATAGTGATTATATATCAACCTTGTCAATGCAGCACAAACATTGTGCTTTTAACATCAACTTAATCAAAGAAAGGAGGCGAAAACATGTCAGGAACTACAAAGATCAACCAAAAATTCAGGCCCTTAAAGGACCGCGTATTTGTCAGTTATGCTGAAGAAGGTGATAAGACAGCAGGCGGGATTTATCTGCCGGAGACTGCTAAAGAAAAACCACAGAAAGGTAAAGTCGAGGCTATAGGTAGTGAAGTCAAAGAGATTAAGGCAGGAGATACAATTCTCTTTGATAAATATTCCGGATCCAAGACAAACATTGATGGTACTGAGTATCTGATTCTGAAAGAAGAGGATATCCTGGGCGTACTGGAAGGTTAGATGGGAATTTTATTATAAAAAGGAGGGATGTTGAATGCCTAAACAGATAATGTATGGTGATGACGCAAGGGCAGCCATTCTAAAAGGTGTTAATCAGCTGGCTGATGCAGTGAAAGTAACCCTTGGTCCAAAAGGACGTAATGCGTTATTAGATAAGAAATTTGGTGCGCCGTCAATTACAAAAGATGGAGTTACTGTTGCTAAAGAGATAGAGCTCAAGGATCCCTGGGAAAATATGGGGGCGCAGCTCGTCAAGGAAGTGGCAAGTAAGACCAGCGATGTAGCTGGCGATGGCACTACTACGGCAACTGTCTTGGCACAGGCAATCTTCAGAGAAGGGGCAAAGAATGTCTCCGCCGGCGCTAATTCAATGGAGATTAAACGGGGTATAGATAAATCCGTGGAGGTAGTTGTAGAAGAGATAAAGAAGATGAGCAAACCATGTCAGGATCGTTCGGAGATTGCCCAGATAGGGACGATATCAGCAAATAACGATACTACCATTGGCGAATTGATCGCTGAGGCAATGGAGAAGGTAGGTAAGGATGGTGTTATCACAGTAGAAGAAGCCAAGACCATGGCAACTTCTCTTGATGTCGTTGAGGGAATGCAGTTTGACAGGGGATATATCTCACCATACTTTGTAACTGATCATGAGAGGATGGAGGCGGTACTTGAAGATGTATTGATTCTCATATATGAGAAAAAGATCAACTCGATGAAGGATCTTCTTCCGGTGCTTGAGCAGATTGCTAAGATGGGCAAACCATTGTTAATTATATCTGAGGATATAGAAGGTGAAGCGCTCGCAACATTAGTTGTTAATAAGTTGAGGGGAACATTGAATTGCTCTGCAGTCAAGGCCCCTGGGTTTGGTGACAGGAGAAAGGCTATGCTGGAGGATATTGCAATCCTTACAGGCGGTCAGGTAATTTCAGAGGATATTGGTCTCAAATTAGAGAATGTAAAGATCACGGATCTTGGACGTGCAAAACGCGTTACAATAGATAAAGATAATACTACTATTGTGGAGGGCGCCGGTTCTCATGACAAGATCCAGGGTCGCGTAAAACAGATTAAGGCACAGGTTGAAGAAACCTCATCTGATTATGACAGAGAAAAACTCCAGGAGCGTCTTGCGAAATTAGTGGGTGGAGTAGCCGTGATAAATGTTGGGGCATCAACAGAGACAGAGATGAAGGAGAAAAAGGCCAGAGTTGAAGATGCACTGCATGCCACAAAAGCAGCAGTGGAAGAGGGTATAGTTCCAGGTGGTGGAGTAGCGCTTCTTCGCGCCATTTCAGCACTGGATAAACTGAAACTCGAAGGTGATCAAAAGATAGGCGTCAATATTATTCGGAGGTCTCTTGAAGAACCTATCCGTCAGATTGCTAATAATGCCGGACTTGAAGGTTCTGTTGTGGTCGAGCGTGTCAAGCGCGAAAAGGGCACCTTCGGATTTGATGCATCAAAAGAAGAGTATGTAGACATGTTAAAGGCAGGAATTATAGACCCTACAAAGGTTACGAGGGTTGCTCTGCTGAATGCATCAAGCGTTGCATCTCTTATGCTGACGACTGAAGTGATGATATCAGAGATTCCTGAAGATAAGGAAAAGATGCCGGCCATGCCTCCAGGTGGTGGAATGGGTGGTATGTATTAATTTGTATTTTTAGTATTGTTTTAAGAGCCTCCCGGCTAAGTGCTGAGGAGGCTTTTTTTTTAACTTGATCATTTAAACTAAAGAAAATGTGATTGTCTTACGATTTATATTCATGAAAGGAAGGCATTCACTTGTCAATTGATAAGAGTAAAATTTTAGAAACTGCACAGCAATATACAGGCAGAGGCCAGATTCAGAAGGCTATAGATGAATGGAAAAAACTCTTAACTGATAATCCTAATGATGCTAATATCTATAATTCAATTGGAGACATGTATCTTAAATATCAGACAAATGAGCAGGGAAAAGACGATGCGATAGCTAACTATGTCAAGGCCGCTGAGATATTTGAGTCATCAGGTTTTGCCCTCAAAGCTATTGCTGTACTAAAAAAGATTCTTAAAATAGTCCCTTCCAGCAAAGATATCTATATCAGACTTGGTAACCTTAACTGCGAAAGAGGTCTTATCGGCAATGCCCGCGAAGACTATTTGGCGGCTGCTAAGCTATACTCGCAGGATGGCCAGGTCAGAGAGGCACTGGATGTCTACAGAAAGATCGCAGACCTTGATCCGGCAAACCTGAATGTCCGTCTTAAGATTGCGGATATCTATCTGAAAGAAGATTTGATTAGTGAAGCTATTGAAGAATATAACAAAGTAGCCTCTGTCCATGTTGAGTCAGGACGCTGGGATGAGGCAGAGAGTATATATAGACTAATACTGCGGGTAGCCCCGGATAATGTTGATACCTTAATTAAAATAGGAAGGATTCGTCTTCAGGATGGGTATTTTGAGGAGGCCATGGCGTTCGTTAAAAAGGCACTTGAGCGTTCACCTGACTCGGAAGAGGCATTTTCAATACTTATTGATATATATGACAAGACTAAAATGTATGATGAGGCTGAAGAAATCATAAAAAACCGCATTTATGATAATCCTGATCAGATAGTATACAGGGACCTGCTTGGATCTATCTTGTTAAATAAAGGTGATTTAAAGCGTGCGACTGATGAATATCTCAGTCTCAGCAGGGATTGCCTGGAGAGAAATCTCATTGAAAAGGCATTCGAATATGCTGAAAAGACAATAGATATTACCCCGGATTTAATATGTGCACATGAGAATCTCTTTGACGTGGCTGTTGCATTGGATAAAAAACATAAGGTGGAGGACAGGGGTTTATTTCTCGCTAAATATTATTACGAAAGTGGAGAAATTTTAAAATCAGCTGATTATTATAAGAAGATACTGGAAATAAATCCATCTTCACTTGAGGCTAAAGAAGGGTATGCTAAAACACAGCCGGAATCAGAGCCGGAAATTCAGAATTCTGAAGTGTTCTCAGTTACCACTGACACATCGGAGCAACTTGCGTCAGCTGATGCATTTATGAAATATGGCCTTATTGAAAAGGCTGTGGATGGATATCAGTCCGCACTGAGTGTTGACCCGAATAGCAAGATTGCGCATTCTAGATTAAAAGATGCATATAAGGCTGCAGGCGACGTGTCCAGGGCGATCGAAGAATGTTTAATCCTTCTAAAAATATATGAAGAGGAGGATGAAGGTGACAGCATTGTAGAGTTGATCCAGGAAGCTATAGCGATTAACCCTAATGACCATAGAATACAGGAGTATAGAGATAAGCTGATTCCTCATGTACATGCTGAGATTAATGAGCTTCTGGAAGAGGCAGGATTTTATGCGCAGCAGGGAATGTTTGATGAAGCTGCTGCTGTATATAAAAAGATATTATTAGTATGTCCTGATAATCAGGAGGCCTCGGCGAGACTGATTGATTTGCGAGGTGTTCAATCTGACACTGCTGTTCCGGCGGTAGAGATCTTACCGGATGACAATGGGCCTTCATCGTCATTCTTTGATCTTGGGGAAGTCTTGAAGGATGCAGAAATAGAAGAGCCGGTCCGGCCTTTTGCTCAGGAGGAGGAACCCATTATAAAGAGCTTTGATGATCTCTTTCATGAATTCCAGGATGGCATCAGATCACAGCTTGGGTCCGAGGATTATGAAACTCACTATAATCTTGGAATTGCCTATAA
This portion of the Nitrospirota bacterium genome encodes:
- a CDS encoding DNA-directed RNA polymerase subunit alpha, whose amino-acid sequence is MIIRTKDFQIPKKLEVNSDTLTPTYGEFYAEPFERGFGVTIGNSLRRVLLSSIVGAAITSVKINNVLHEFSAIPGVKEDVTDIILTLKNLRLKMYTDKPKTIYLQKKGPGTALGRDIIHDADVEILTPDLVIATIEKDAALDMEMTVKLGRGYITSERNKEEGLPIGVIPIDSIFSPVTRVNVRIENARVGKQTDYDRLILEVWTDGSIKPGEAINHAARIVKDNLNIFAEGDIDEDEKDDVVSVEESPSGREEVIEGNKSDTAKNLFRSVEELELSVRSANCLKNANIYTLADLVKRTENEMLETKNFGRKSLNEIKELLISMGLAFGMDVDSLIKNDEGQKI
- the rplQ gene encoding 50S ribosomal protein L17, producing MRHKNAGKQLSRDTKHRRSLFRNLVTALMEHGRIETTLAKAKTVRPIAEKMITIGKRGTLHDRRQALAYIKSESVVTKLFESLSPRFLDRSGGYTRIIRTRRRLGDSAEMAILELVNIGKDAGKKETA
- a CDS encoding co-chaperone GroES: MSGTTKINQKFRPLKDRVFVSYAEEGDKTAGGIYLPETAKEKPQKGKVEAIGSEVKEIKAGDTILFDKYSGSKTNIDGTEYLILKEEDILGVLEG
- the groL gene encoding chaperonin GroEL (60 kDa chaperone family; promotes refolding of misfolded polypeptides especially under stressful conditions; forms two stacked rings of heptamers to form a barrel-shaped 14mer; ends can be capped by GroES; misfolded proteins enter the barrel where they are refolded when GroES binds), with product MPKQIMYGDDARAAILKGVNQLADAVKVTLGPKGRNALLDKKFGAPSITKDGVTVAKEIELKDPWENMGAQLVKEVASKTSDVAGDGTTTATVLAQAIFREGAKNVSAGANSMEIKRGIDKSVEVVVEEIKKMSKPCQDRSEIAQIGTISANNDTTIGELIAEAMEKVGKDGVITVEEAKTMATSLDVVEGMQFDRGYISPYFVTDHERMEAVLEDVLILIYEKKINSMKDLLPVLEQIAKMGKPLLIISEDIEGEALATLVVNKLRGTLNCSAVKAPGFGDRRKAMLEDIAILTGGQVISEDIGLKLENVKITDLGRAKRVTIDKDNTTIVEGAGSHDKIQGRVKQIKAQVEETSSDYDREKLQERLAKLVGGVAVINVGASTETEMKEKKARVEDALHATKAAVEEGIVPGGGVALLRAISALDKLKLEGDQKIGVNIIRRSLEEPIRQIANNAGLEGSVVVERVKREKGTFGFDASKEEYVDMLKAGIIDPTKVTRVALLNASSVASLMLTTEVMISEIPEDKEKMPAMPPGGGMGGMY
- a CDS encoding tetratricopeptide repeat protein is translated as MSIDKSKILETAQQYTGRGQIQKAIDEWKKLLTDNPNDANIYNSIGDMYLKYQTNEQGKDDAIANYVKAAEIFESSGFALKAIAVLKKILKIVPSSKDIYIRLGNLNCERGLIGNAREDYLAAAKLYSQDGQVREALDVYRKIADLDPANLNVRLKIADIYLKEDLISEAIEEYNKVASVHVESGRWDEAESIYRLILRVAPDNVDTLIKIGRIRLQDGYFEEAMAFVKKALERSPDSEEAFSILIDIYDKTKMYDEAEEIIKNRIYDNPDQIVYRDLLGSILLNKGDLKRATDEYLSLSRDCLERNLIEKAFEYAEKTIDITPDLICAHENLFDVAVALDKKHKVEDRGLFLAKYYYESGEILKSADYYKKILEINPSSLEAKEGYAKTQPESEPEIQNSEVFSVTTDTSEQLASADAFMKYGLIEKAVDGYQSALSVDPNSKIAHSRLKDAYKAAGDVSRAIEECLILLKIYEEEDEGDSIVELIQEAIAINPNDHRIQEYRDKLIPHVHAEINELLEEAGFYAQQGMFDEAAAVYKKILLVCPDNQEASARLIDLRGVQSDTAVPAVEILPDDNGPSSSFFDLGEVLKDAEIEEPVRPFAQEEEPIIKSFDDLFHEFQDGIRSQLGSEDYETHYNLGIAYKEMGLCQEAIEEFKLCLPGEDRFTDASFMIALCHKDVCEYSEAADILMETLTNPSYDVRSQLVLKYELGEILEMLGKKDDAFTVFQEIYEIDPTYRNVSEKVLSPQ